The proteins below come from a single Deltaproteobacteria bacterium genomic window:
- the fdhD gene encoding formate dehydrogenase accessory sulfurtransferase FdhD: protein MENFVITSIRQGVREEKSDAVTEEVPLTIELNGTELATLLCSPSDLKNLVVGFLYTSGFIEAAASIKTLTIDQDRWKAYVECYVSFPSDMLFKRIYTSGCGKGIIFHNPLDLMQRVRLADGFTMAGEQFFGMMKKFITSSEEFRLTGGVHSAALVGGAEMIFKDDLGRHNALDKAIGEGLQKKINFSAQVALTSGRVSSEIVAKVLRCQIPILASAGAPTNQAVKIAREANMTLLGFVRGQRMNVYSGEQRII from the coding sequence GTGGAAAACTTTGTGATAACGTCCATCAGGCAGGGCGTCCGAGAGGAAAAAAGCGATGCCGTCACCGAGGAAGTGCCGCTCACCATCGAGCTAAACGGCACGGAGCTGGCGACTCTCCTTTGCAGCCCCTCGGACTTGAAAAATCTGGTCGTCGGCTTTCTCTATACATCCGGATTTATCGAGGCAGCGGCGTCCATAAAAACGCTTACCATAGATCAGGACCGCTGGAAGGCCTACGTGGAGTGTTATGTTTCCTTTCCGTCGGATATGCTTTTCAAGCGGATTTATACTTCCGGTTGCGGGAAAGGCATAATCTTTCACAACCCGCTGGATTTGATGCAAAGAGTCCGGCTGGCCGACGGTTTTACTATGGCCGGCGAGCAGTTTTTCGGCATGATGAAAAAATTTATCACGAGTTCGGAAGAATTCCGGCTTACGGGCGGTGTCCACAGCGCTGCCCTGGTCGGTGGAGCCGAAATGATATTTAAAGACGATCTGGGCCGTCACAACGCCCTGGACAAGGCTATCGGGGAGGGGCTGCAAAAGAAAATTAACTTCAGCGCTCAGGTGGCGCTGACGAGCGGCCGGGTTTCTTCGGAAATAGTCGCCAAGGTGCTGCGCTGTCAGATCCCGATTCTGGCTTCTGCCGGCGCCCCGACGAATCAGGCCGTGAAAATAGCCCGGGAAGCCAATATGACCCTGTTGGGATTTGTCCGCGGGCAGCGCATGAATGTATATAGCGGGGAGCAACGGATAATCTGA
- a CDS encoding Rrf2 family transcriptional regulator, which yields MKLSTRSRYGVRFMLALARNYGQGYVYLKDIARGEGMSEKYLSQITISLKGVGLVNASRGARGGYTLSRQPAEINIKEIVDALEGESCLVDCVKDTNTCPRVPICASRDIWVFLGGKIDETLSSFNLEQLVRLNQEKAEATLAHNI from the coding sequence ATGAAGCTTTCGACGCGATCGCGGTACGGTGTCCGGTTTATGCTCGCTTTAGCACGTAATTATGGCCAAGGCTATGTTTATTTGAAGGATATCGCCAGGGGTGAGGGCATGTCGGAGAAGTATTTAAGCCAGATTACGATATCCCTCAAAGGCGTTGGCCTGGTAAATGCCAGCCGGGGCGCCCGAGGCGGATACACCCTGTCCCGCCAGCCGGCGGAGATTAACATTAAAGAGATCGTTGATGCCTTAGAGGGCGAGTCTTGCCTGGTGGACTGCGTCAAGGATACCAATACCTGCCCGCGCGTTCCCATTTGTGCGAGTCGCGACATCTGGGTTTTCTTAGGCGGCAAGATTGACGAAACCCTGAGTTCCTTTAATCTGGAGCAATTAGTCAGACTGAATCAGGAAAAGGCGGAAGCAACCCTGGCGCATAATATTTGA
- the mnmA gene encoding tRNA 2-thiouridine(34) synthase MnmA — MAEKVMVAMSGGVDSSVAALLLKNEGYEVTGVTMCLGVEMSGEKRCCGLDAVDDARRVCDRLHLPHYVFDFSQEMEEQVIGKFVAEYSRGRTPNPCIDCNRFLKFGSLLQKATALGFDYLATGHYAAITREKERFLLKKPRDKVKDQTYFLYAMPYEALSRILFPLADLTKAEVRGMALKAGLPVAEKAESQDLCFVNRDSYPDFVARRMETVCPGPIVDQTGLKLGTHRGIVYYTIGQRSGLGIAHRAPLYVVAIDAEDNRLIVGEKSALKAAGLVAGDLNVLTDSWPAEVEAKIRYRRKPAKCTLVWNGDKITVLFQEAEEAITPGQAVVFYQGDCVLGGGVIEEVLYGTC; from the coding sequence GTGGCGGAAAAAGTAATGGTGGCGATGAGCGGCGGCGTTGATTCTTCCGTGGCCGCTCTGCTCTTGAAAAACGAGGGTTATGAAGTCACGGGCGTAACCATGTGCCTGGGCGTCGAGATGAGCGGGGAGAAGAGATGTTGCGGCCTCGATGCTGTTGATGATGCCCGGCGGGTCTGCGATCGCCTCCATCTTCCCCATTACGTATTTGATTTTTCCCAGGAGATGGAAGAGCAGGTGATCGGCAAGTTCGTCGCCGAATACAGCCGGGGCCGGACGCCGAATCCCTGTATTGACTGTAACCGCTTCCTGAAATTCGGAAGCCTTTTGCAGAAGGCGACGGCTCTGGGTTTTGATTACCTGGCCACGGGGCATTACGCTGCAATTACGCGGGAGAAAGAGCGTTTTCTTTTAAAGAAGCCGCGGGATAAGGTGAAGGATCAGACCTATTTTCTCTATGCTATGCCTTATGAAGCGCTCAGCCGGATTCTTTTTCCGCTGGCCGATCTGACTAAGGCGGAGGTACGCGGCATGGCCTTGAAGGCCGGTCTGCCCGTGGCGGAAAAGGCGGAAAGCCAGGATCTTTGCTTCGTGAACCGGGACAGCTATCCAGACTTTGTCGCCCGGCGTATGGAGACGGTTTGTCCGGGGCCCATCGTAGATCAGACCGGGCTAAAATTGGGGACGCACCGCGGGATTGTTTATTATACCATCGGGCAGAGAAGCGGTCTCGGGATTGCGCATCGGGCGCCGCTTTATGTGGTGGCAATTGATGCAGAGGACAATCGCCTGATCGTGGGCGAGAAGTCAGCTTTGAAGGCCGCGGGGCTCGTCGCGGGAGATTTGAATGTCCTGACGGACAGTTGGCCGGCGGAGGTGGAAGCCAAAATCAGATACCGCCGGAAGCCGGCAAAATGCACTTTGGTCTGGAATGGCGATAAGATAACGGTTTTATTTCAGGAGGCGGAAGAGGCGATTACCCCCGGTCAGGCAGTGGTTTTTTACCAGGGCGATTGTGTTCTCGGGGGCGGAGTCATCGAAGAGGTATTATATGGAACTTGTTGA
- a CDS encoding 50S ribosomal protein L11 methyltransferase — translation MAKQNLTVELRRLLKNAEIVETPLPLTPEIRLYLLRHDYRQEDLTDEERCVLMDEPPFWAFCWSSGQVLARWLRDFGEGLAGKRVLDFGSGSGIAAIAAALSGAREVIALDTDPLSRRAIEANAELNSVTVTPAANLDSLRGDFDILLAADVLYDRNNLQLLDIFIERSKLVVVADSRVKELPAPYAKIGCGMAITCPDLDEPEEFRHVAIFTAERIRESHSL, via the coding sequence ATGGCAAAGCAAAACCTGACTGTTGAACTCAGGCGCCTGTTGAAGAATGCCGAGATCGTGGAGACACCTCTGCCGCTCACGCCGGAAATCCGTCTTTACCTGCTGCGCCATGACTACCGGCAGGAAGACCTGACGGATGAAGAACGGTGCGTGCTCATGGATGAGCCGCCTTTCTGGGCCTTTTGCTGGTCAAGCGGGCAGGTGCTGGCCAGATGGCTCCGCGACTTTGGGGAGGGACTGGCCGGAAAAAGGGTTTTGGATTTTGGCTCCGGATCCGGCATTGCGGCCATCGCCGCTGCCTTATCCGGCGCCCGCGAAGTCATCGCTCTGGACACAGACCCGCTCTCCCGCAGGGCAATCGAGGCCAATGCCGAACTGAACAGTGTAACCGTCACCCCGGCAGCGAATCTGGATTCCCTAAGAGGTGATTTTGATATCCTTCTGGCCGCCGATGTCCTCTATGACCGAAACAACTTGCAACTTCTGGATATCTTTATTGAACGTTCAAAGCTGGTGGTGGTGGCCGATTCAAGGGTCAAGGAACTCCCGGCGCCCTATGCCAAGATTGGCTGCGGAATGGCCATAACCTGCCCAGATCTTGATGAACCAGAGGAATTCCGGCATGTTGCCATCTTTACCGCCGAGCGAATCAGGGAGAGCCACTCACTGTGA
- a CDS encoding O-acetylhomoserine aminocarboxypropyltransferase/cysteine synthase — protein sequence MSKIDNKLRVETLALHGGQEADPTTGSRAVPIYQTTSYQFKDTDHAANLFGLKEFGNIYTRLMNPTNDVLEKRIALLEGGVGALAVASGSSAITLALLNIAQAGDEIVSADNLYGGTYNLFHYTFPRLGIKVKFVKSNDLAALQAAITPHTKAIYAESIGNPKLDVVDLEGISAVAHRNNLPFVLDNTVSPYLLRPFDFGVDIIVYSATKFIGGHGTSLGGLIVDSGKFDWTGGKFPLITDPDPSYHGLEFVEAMKPMGNIAFIIKARVGLLRDLGPAMSPFNAFLFLQGLETIHLRMPRHSENALAIAGYLEKHPLVSWVNYPGLASSPEKARADKYLPKGAGAIIGFGIKGGAEAGKKFINSLELVSHLANVGDAKTLAIHPATTTHQQLSAAEQLATGVTPDFIRLSIGIEHLDDIRADIGQALEKTK from the coding sequence ATGAGCAAGATAGACAATAAATTGCGGGTGGAAACACTGGCCTTGCATGGCGGACAGGAAGCCGATCCGACGACGGGATCGCGGGCTGTGCCGATCTATCAGACGACTTCGTATCAGTTCAAAGATACGGATCATGCGGCCAATCTGTTTGGGCTCAAGGAATTCGGCAACATCTACACCCGCCTGATGAATCCGACCAACGACGTGCTCGAAAAAAGGATAGCCCTGCTCGAGGGCGGTGTTGGTGCTCTTGCGGTCGCGAGTGGCTCGTCAGCCATCACGCTGGCCCTCCTCAATATCGCCCAGGCAGGTGATGAAATTGTTTCGGCCGACAACCTCTATGGCGGAACTTACAATCTTTTTCATTACACCTTCCCGCGGCTGGGCATAAAGGTCAAGTTCGTGAAGTCCAACGATCTCGCTGCCCTGCAAGCGGCGATTACACCCCATACCAAGGCGATCTATGCAGAATCAATCGGCAATCCCAAGTTAGACGTGGTCGATCTGGAGGGCATCTCCGCGGTGGCGCACCGCAATAACCTTCCCTTTGTGCTCGATAACACCGTGTCGCCCTATCTGTTGCGGCCTTTTGATTTCGGCGTGGATATTATTGTCTATTCGGCGACTAAATTTATCGGCGGCCACGGCACCTCGCTGGGCGGCCTGATCGTTGATTCGGGCAAGTTTGATTGGACGGGCGGCAAGTTCCCTTTGATTACGGACCCCGACCCCAGTTATCACGGCCTGGAATTTGTGGAGGCCATGAAACCCATGGGAAATATTGCCTTTATCATCAAGGCCCGCGTAGGATTGCTGCGCGATCTGGGGCCGGCCATGTCGCCGTTTAATGCCTTTCTTTTCCTCCAGGGTCTGGAAACAATCCATTTAAGGATGCCCAGACATTCCGAAAACGCCTTGGCTATCGCCGGCTATCTGGAAAAGCATCCTCTCGTGAGTTGGGTAAACTACCCGGGGCTTGCCTCGAGCCCGGAAAAAGCCAGGGCCGACAAATATCTGCCCAAAGGGGCCGGGGCGATCATCGGTTTCGGCATCAAGGGCGGAGCCGAGGCGGGGAAAAAATTCATCAATTCCCTGGAGCTGGTATCTCATCTGGCCAACGTGGGTGATGCCAAGACCCTGGCGATTCATCCGGCCACGACCACGCACCAGCAATTATCGGCCGCCGAGCAATTAGCCACCGGTGTAACTCCCGATTTTATCAGGCTTTCCATCGGTATTGAGCACCTGGACGACATCAGGGCCGACATCGGTCAGGCGTTGGAGAAAACAAAGTAA
- a CDS encoding RtcB family protein → MKYFDTEGVIIKSWCDNPEGNALAQAKNLANLPFIFRQVCLMPDTHEGYGMPIGGVIATSAVVIPNAVGVDIGCGMLATGTNLTGIALPTLKKILGKIRETVPVGFDHQKKAQDESLMPQMEDPDLYPEVNRQYRSACKQIGTLGGGNHFIEIQQGSDDRIWFMIHSGSRNIGLKVASRYNQTAIALNERWHSVVPKKWELAYLPMETDEAKTYLREMRYCLEFALANRKLMADRVRTAFRAEIPEVEFDEPINIHHNYAAFEHHFGKNVIVHRKGATSAREGEMGIIPGSQGTASYIVRGKGNPESFMSCSHGAGRKMGRKAAIRTLDLEAEKKILDDKGILHAIRGKQDLEEAAGAYKDIDVVMEEQQDLVDIVARLEPLAVIKG, encoded by the coding sequence ATGAAATATTTCGATACGGAAGGCGTTATCATCAAGAGCTGGTGCGACAACCCGGAAGGAAATGCCCTTGCACAGGCTAAGAATCTGGCCAACCTGCCGTTCATCTTCAGGCAGGTCTGTCTCATGCCCGACACCCACGAAGGCTACGGGATGCCCATCGGCGGCGTCATTGCCACGAGTGCGGTGGTGATTCCCAATGCCGTCGGCGTTGATATCGGCTGTGGAATGCTGGCGACCGGAACGAACCTGACGGGAATCGCTTTACCGACGCTCAAGAAAATCCTGGGCAAAATCAGGGAAACTGTTCCCGTCGGCTTCGACCACCAGAAAAAAGCCCAGGACGAAAGTTTGATGCCGCAGATGGAAGATCCGGACCTGTATCCGGAGGTGAACCGCCAATACCGCTCCGCGTGCAAGCAGATCGGAACCCTGGGCGGCGGCAACCACTTCATCGAAATCCAGCAAGGATCAGACGACCGTATCTGGTTTATGATCCATTCGGGAAGCCGGAATATCGGGCTCAAGGTGGCCAGCCGCTATAACCAGACGGCCATTGCCTTGAACGAGCGCTGGCATTCCGTTGTCCCGAAGAAATGGGAGCTGGCCTATCTGCCCATGGAAACGGATGAGGCAAAGACATACCTGCGGGAGATGCGTTACTGTCTGGAATTTGCCCTTGCCAATCGCAAACTGATGGCCGACCGGGTGCGAACAGCCTTCCGCGCGGAAATACCGGAGGTGGAATTTGATGAACCCATTAATATTCATCATAATTATGCAGCATTCGAGCATCATTTCGGCAAGAACGTCATCGTCCACCGGAAAGGCGCAACATCGGCGCGGGAGGGAGAGATGGGCATCATCCCCGGCTCCCAGGGAACGGCCAGCTATATTGTCAGAGGGAAGGGAAATCCCGAGAGTTTCATGAGCTGCTCCCACGGCGCCGGCCGTAAAATGGGAAGAAAAGCGGCCATCAGGACCCTCGATCTGGAAGCGGAAAAAAAGATCCTCGACGACAAGGGGATTCTCCATGCCATCCGCGGCAAGCAGGACCTCGAAGAAGCGGCCGGCGCCTATAAGGACATTGATGTGGTGATGGAGGAACAGCAGGATCTCGTGGATATCGTCGCCAGGCTGGAACCCCTGGCGGTGATTAAAGGTTGA
- the nifS gene encoding cysteine desulfurase NifS: MKRIYLDNAATTPMEPEVVAAMLPYFTEIYGNPSSLHSFGQEAKRAIEEARDRVALFIGASPEEIIFTSGGTESDNHALKGVATALREKGDHIITTGIEHHAVLETCHYLEKQGFRVTFLPVDGFGILDPADVQKAITEKTILISVMHANNEVGSIQPLQEVGRIAREREITLHTDAVQTFGHLPINVDDLGVSLLSASAHKLCGPKGTGILYIRKGVKINPFMHGGEQERGRRAATHNVPGIVGLGKAVELAEKGLPEEMARISRLRDRFIQGILTGIEYTRLNGHPAQRLPNNANVCVQYIEGEAMILRLDMSGIACSSGSACSSGSAEPSHVLKAIGLAPEFAHGALRFSLGRHTSAEDIDQVLAELPGIAEKLRSISPLYKKAG, from the coding sequence ATGAAACGTATATATCTCGACAATGCCGCCACCACGCCCATGGAACCGGAAGTAGTAGCAGCGATGCTGCCGTACTTCACGGAAATTTATGGCAATCCTTCCAGTCTGCATTCCTTCGGTCAGGAAGCGAAGCGGGCGATAGAAGAGGCGCGGGACAGGGTGGCCCTGTTTATCGGAGCGTCACCGGAGGAAATTATTTTTACGAGCGGGGGCACGGAAAGCGATAATCATGCGCTAAAAGGTGTGGCCACGGCCCTCCGGGAGAAAGGCGATCATATAATTACAACGGGAATTGAACATCACGCCGTCCTGGAGACCTGTCATTACTTGGAAAAACAGGGATTCCGCGTGACTTTTCTGCCGGTGGACGGCTTCGGCATCCTGGACCCGGCGGATGTGCAGAAGGCCATTACGGAAAAAACGATTTTGATCTCCGTGATGCACGCCAATAACGAGGTTGGCAGTATTCAGCCTTTGCAGGAGGTCGGCCGGATTGCCCGGGAAAGGGAAATTACGTTGCATACCGATGCGGTCCAGACCTTCGGGCATCTCCCGATTAACGTGGATGACCTCGGTGTATCGCTGTTGAGCGCCTCGGCCCATAAATTGTGCGGACCCAAGGGAACGGGCATTCTCTATATAAGAAAGGGTGTCAAGATCAATCCTTTTATGCATGGGGGAGAGCAGGAACGAGGGCGGCGGGCCGCAACGCATAATGTGCCGGGCATCGTCGGTTTGGGAAAGGCGGTGGAGCTGGCAGAGAAGGGCTTGCCCGAGGAGATGGCAAGAATCAGCCGCCTGCGGGACAGATTTATCCAGGGTATCCTGACGGGGATAGAGTATACCCGTCTGAATGGCCATCCTGCGCAGCGCCTGCCGAACAACGCCAATGTCTGCGTGCAATATATTGAAGGCGAAGCGATGATCCTGAGACTCGATATGAGCGGTATTGCCTGCTCCTCCGGGTCAGCCTGTTCGTCCGGCAGCGCGGAGCCATCCCACGTGCTGAAGGCGATTGGCCTTGCCCCGGAGTTTGCCCACGGCGCCCTGCGGTTTTCGCTGGGGAGACACACCTCGGCAGAAGATATTGATCAGGTGCTGGCGGAGCTGCCGGGGATAGCGGAGAAGCTGCGTTCCATCTCGCCGCTTTATAAGAAGGCAGGTTAG
- the nadA gene encoding quinolinate synthase NadA yields the protein MELVERINKLRREKKAVILAHNYQLPEVQDIADYVGDSLGLSVQASRTDAEVIVFCGVHFMAETAKILSPGKTVLLPDKDSACPMADMINADQLRKLKAQHPRAKVMCYVNTSAEVKAECDICCTSSNAEKIALEAFAADEEVIFVPDKYLAHYVAAQTGRKFIVWKGFCPTHARILPEAILEQQRLHPAAKVIVHPENRPEVIALADRVLSTGGMSSYARDDEAREFIVGTEIGILHRMQKENPDKIFYRVSDLAICPNMKRTTLEKVLWSLEEMTFKIEVPPEIMARARSSITRMLEFQG from the coding sequence ATGGAACTTGTTGAAAGGATAAACAAATTACGCCGAGAAAAGAAGGCCGTCATCCTGGCCCATAACTATCAACTCCCGGAAGTGCAGGACATTGCCGATTATGTTGGCGATTCTCTGGGCTTAAGCGTTCAGGCCTCCCGGACCGACGCCGAGGTGATCGTCTTTTGCGGCGTTCATTTCATGGCCGAGACGGCCAAGATTCTTTCTCCGGGGAAGACGGTGCTGTTGCCGGACAAGGATTCCGCCTGCCCCATGGCCGATATGATCAATGCCGACCAGCTCCGCAAGTTAAAGGCCCAGCACCCCCGCGCCAAGGTGATGTGTTACGTGAATACTTCGGCGGAGGTAAAGGCGGAGTGCGACATCTGCTGCACCTCGTCGAATGCCGAAAAGATTGCCCTGGAGGCCTTCGCGGCTGATGAAGAGGTCATTTTTGTCCCCGACAAGTATCTGGCCCATTATGTGGCCGCCCAGACGGGGCGGAAATTTATCGTTTGGAAAGGGTTTTGCCCGACCCATGCCCGTATTTTGCCGGAGGCTATTTTAGAGCAGCAGCGCCTGCATCCCGCGGCCAAGGTCATTGTCCATCCCGAAAACCGGCCGGAAGTGATTGCCCTGGCTGATCGCGTGCTTTCGACGGGCGGGATGAGCAGCTACGCCCGAGACGATGAGGCCAGGGAGTTTATTGTGGGGACGGAGATCGGCATTCTCCACCGGATGCAGAAGGAAAATCCCGATAAGATCTTTTATCGTGTCTCTGATCTGGCTATTTGTCCGAATATGAAACGGACGACGCTGGAAAAAGTACTTTGGTCGCTGGAAGAAATGACGTTTAAGATTGAAGTGCCGCCGGAGATTATGGCGCGGGCGAGAAGCAGCATCACGAGAATGCTGGAATTTCAGGGGTAG
- a CDS encoding Xaa-Pro peptidase family protein has product MDEFRVPASEILARREKIQQEMQKRDIEGILVGQQVDLFYFTGTAQNGWLYIPAAGEPLLLIKKYLPRALKESSLKQILGVDSVKEIPGLIADYYGRLPGVMGLEFDVMPVKQFHFYQSLFAIRKFVDASAGILKTRAIKSAWEIEQMEKTAALSRDTFAYAQETLQPGFTELEFAGMMETFSRKHGHGAQLRIRDYQTLAYPGHILSGRSGGIVGLIDSPATGEGTSAAYPTGPGRKLLAADEPIMIDFGTVVNGYHIDETRFFAIGSMPERAKQACLAAMEIHDEILERATPGTAVSELFQFSVSRAAALGYEEQYLGPPGYKVVFIAHGVGLELVEPPYIAQGRSDLLEVGMTFALEPKLVFEGEFAAGIESVFVVTEKGGRLISKTPVEIFIVDR; this is encoded by the coding sequence ATGGATGAATTTAGAGTGCCGGCAAGCGAGATTCTGGCGCGCCGGGAAAAGATCCAGCAGGAAATGCAGAAAAGAGACATTGAAGGGATTCTGGTCGGTCAACAGGTAGATCTGTTTTACTTCACCGGCACCGCACAGAATGGCTGGCTCTACATCCCCGCCGCGGGTGAGCCGCTATTACTCATCAAGAAATACCTGCCGAGGGCTTTAAAGGAATCATCGCTCAAACAGATCTTAGGGGTTGATTCTGTCAAGGAAATCCCGGGGTTGATCGCTGATTATTACGGCCGGCTACCGGGGGTCATGGGTCTCGAATTTGATGTAATGCCCGTCAAGCAATTCCATTTTTACCAGTCCCTCTTTGCCATCCGGAAATTCGTGGATGCCTCGGCCGGTATCCTGAAAACGCGCGCCATCAAATCGGCGTGGGAAATCGAGCAGATGGAAAAGACGGCGGCCTTGTCGCGGGACACCTTTGCCTACGCTCAGGAAACACTGCAACCCGGCTTTACGGAGCTGGAATTTGCCGGAATGATGGAGACCTTTTCCCGCAAGCATGGCCACGGCGCCCAGCTCCGGATCAGGGATTATCAAACCCTGGCCTATCCCGGACATATCCTGAGCGGCAGAAGCGGCGGCATCGTCGGTCTGATAGATTCACCCGCCACGGGAGAAGGAACTTCGGCTGCCTACCCCACTGGGCCGGGGCGCAAACTCTTGGCTGCCGATGAGCCGATCATGATTGACTTCGGGACGGTAGTGAACGGCTATCACATTGACGAAACAAGATTCTTTGCCATCGGTTCCATGCCGGAGCGCGCCAAGCAGGCCTGCCTGGCCGCCATGGAGATACACGATGAAATTTTGGAACGGGCAACGCCGGGCACTGCCGTCTCCGAACTGTTTCAATTCTCCGTTTCCCGGGCGGCAGCTCTGGGTTACGAAGAACAATATCTTGGCCCTCCGGGATACAAGGTTGTCTTCATCGCCCACGGTGTCGGGCTGGAACTCGTGGAACCGCCGTACATCGCTCAAGGACGATCAGATTTGCTTGAAGTCGGCATGACCTTCGCCCTGGAACCAAAGCTGGTTTTCGAAGGAGAATTTGCCGCAGGTATTGAAAGTGTCTTTGTGGTTACGGAAAAGGGAGGCCGCCTGAT